The Gammaproteobacteria bacterium genome includes the window CCAGCACACAAACCAGGGGTTGTTTGTAATGACAATAATTGTCATTTTCTTGGATAGATTTTTTACAAAAGGAAAATATCGGTTGATTTTGTGGTGATGAAATTCTCAAATAGTATAAAATATACAAATGTACCTTTGTATTTGAGTGCTGAAGGATTTACTCTAACAATCAAAGGACGGAAAGAAGGTTTTTACGAGGTGACTCCAGACCCTTCTTAAAATCAAAATTATTTTTTTAGAGAGGTAAATAAAATGAAAACAACAAGGTTTTACTCTGATTGAGTTAATGATTGTTATTTAGATTATCGGTATTTTGATGGCTTATGCAATTCCTGCATATCGTGATTATTCAACTCGTACTAAAGCAGGTGAGTGCTTAGCTATTATGGCTGGTGGAAAGGTATCCAGATGTCCTCGAGCGTTGGAGTGCTACTAACTCATTGGCTTTGATAACGAATAACGCAACTGCATTCATGAGTGCAGCAAATACTATTACTGGACCTAATGTAACGAGTGTTACTGTGTCAGCTGGTGGAGTATTAACATGCTTGATTGGTGGTACTGATCCGGATATTTCAGGTGCTAATATAGTTTTAACTCCTACGGACGCTGGAGGAAGTTTGACTTGGGCATGTACTACAACTATAGTTGATCCTGCACATAAACCAGGTGGATGTGTATAAATATAGCTTAATTCAGTATTATATTTTTACTCATTGATTTTAAAACCCACAGATTTGTTTGTGGGTTTTTTTTAACTTAGTATTAACTCTAATTAGATACAACACCAATTGTATGAGATACTACATATTAGTAATTTGTACTGTATCATTAACAATATTTTCTTATTTTCCTGGACTTTTAGGGGGTTATTTGTTTGATGATTTGCCAAACCTCAGGAATATTGAAATATATTCCAACTGAGGGTGTTGATGCACTCATAAGTGATACATATTAAGTTATGATGCCGGACCTCTGAAAAGACCTGTTTCCACGCTTTCTTTCTTGCTCAATACTACAACTCTGACTGTAAATGCATTTTCTTTTAAGGTTTTCAACTTATTTATACATCTAATAAATGGAGTTCTACTGTATCTGGTGACATATAAAATAATTGCACTTAATACAGATAAAGAATCATTTGCCAGAAATGTGGCTTTAATAACTATGGCATTTTGGCTACTTCATCCTTACTTTGTTTCTACAACTTTATATGTAATCCAAAGAATGGCTATGTTGCCAACCAGTTTTGTATTGCTGGGTTTGTTTTTTTATTTGAAAGGAAGAGATGAGAAGTACAAAAATAGCAAGAAGTCATATTTTTATATATTTAGGGCTATATGTTTGTACTTTCTGGCAACATTAAGCAAAGAAAACGGTATTATACTACCGTTTTTATAGATATGCTAATTGAGTTTTTGGTTCTAAACAAAACAACTCTTTAACATGAACAAGTTGCGTAGAGGTCATATTCATTCTGCCTTTGGTTGTTATTGTACTCGGTTTTGCTATTTTGTTTAACAATATTCTCTCCGGATACTCTGAGAGACTTACACTTATAGAAAGGCTGATGACGGAACTCGCATTCTTGTTTATTATTTATATAATTTATTTTTCCCCAGCTATTTTAGAGGGTGTATTCTTTGATGGAGTTGAAATATCCAAGTCTTTAATCAATCCAATAACAACTATTTTTTCAATTATTTTTATATTACTAATCGTATCCTCGGTATTAATAAGAAAAAATATCCACTGATAGCTTTCTCAGTTCTATTTTATTTTGTCTCACATGTTTTAGAATCCAGTTTTATTCCGCTTGAGTTGGCATTTGAGCACAGAAATTATTTGCCTGCATTGTTTATATTTCTTCCAGTTGCAATTTTCATCTATAAGAAATTAATAAATATTATTTGAACCATATTGCTGTTATTCAATTATAATCATATTGTCATCTTTAACATATAAAAGAACCAATATGTGGTCTGATACTACAGAACTAATGCTAGCAACTCAAGAAAAATATCCAAATTCTATTCGTGCTATAGATGAGATGGTTAGATATCACTATATGAACAGGAATACAAACCTCGCCATAGAGTTATTGGAGGACTCTATCAAGAGACATAGAGACATTTCTTTGAGAGTGAATCTGATTAATCTTAAATGTATGGATAG containing:
- a CDS encoding pilin, producing the protein MERYPDVLERWSATNSLALITNNATAFMSAANTITGPNVTSVTVSAGGVLTCLIGGTDPDISGANIVLTPTDAGGSLTWACTTTIVDPAHKPGGCV